The proteins below come from a single Benincasa hispida cultivar B227 chromosome 4, ASM972705v1, whole genome shotgun sequence genomic window:
- the LOC120075700 gene encoding LOW QUALITY PROTEIN: cleavage stimulating factor 64 (The sequence of the model RefSeq protein was modified relative to this genomic sequence to represent the inferred CDS: inserted 1 base in 1 codon), with amino-acid sequence MASSQHRCVFVGNIPYDATEEQLIEICQEXGPVVSFRLVIDRETGKPKGYGFCEYKDEETALSARRNLQGYEINGRQLRVDFAENDKGADRNREQGRGGPGLVANAGGPTPQGESSQHQPIGLHIAITAAAVMAGSLGGAQAASSQNTLQSATMPNDPLTLHLAKLSRSQLTEVMSGLKAMATQNKDLARQLLLARPQLSKALFQSQIMLGMVTPQVLQKPNLWQPSTHTRLPLHEIQQGQPSSLQIQPGLPPLAPNRMQTGFVPKKETQLSLTPQNPLAPHQFSASRPPLQSQIQPSHALQGSLTGIPGGSSLPSISLQGNISVRQQVQVPTSSSLKQHMRPPQQYSGHGGALIPGHNAHIANPEAKPSLLPHPSLSDADFQPGPSTAYGASPIVGSDVDKSSQVPLGVDGKRNVLHGFSGTTNRPVKQIKLEDGKGSPFSAGGLSASLGTNGSGQLGISSDPNLAGTQHSEKPTSLLPHNVESVLLQQVLNLTPEQLNLLPLEQRLQVVELQHALRRDQMRPS; translated from the exons ATGGCCTCCTCTCAGCATCGTTGTGTTTTCG TTGGGAATATACCTTATGATGCTACTGAAGAGCAGCTTATAGAAATCTGCCAAG GTGGGCCTGTAGTGTCGTTCAG ATTAGTTATCGATAGGGAAACTGGAAAACCAAAGGGCTATGGGTTTTGTGAGTACAAGGATGAAGAAACAGCATTGAGTGCTCGTCGTAATCTTCAAGGTTATGAAATTAATGGCCGGCAGTTACGAGTTGATTTTGCTGAGAATGACAAGGGGGCAGACAGAAATAGAGAACAG GGTCGTGGTGGACCTGGATTGGTTGCAAATGCTG GTGGCCCAACACCCCAAGGGGAATCCAGTCAACATCAACCAATTGGTCTTCATATAGCTATAACTGCTGCAGCCGTCATGGCCGGATCCCTTGGGGGTGCACAAGCGGCGTCTAGTCAGAATACTTTGCAGAGTGCAACAATGCCCAATGATCCTTTAACTTTACATCTGGCTAAACTTTCTAGGAGTCAGCTTACTGAAGTTATGTCAGGGCTAAAG GCAATGGCTACACAAAACAAGGATTTGGCTCGTCAGCTATTGCTGGCAAGACCACAATTATCTAAAGCTCTTTTCCAG TCACAGATAATGCTTGGAATGGTCACTCCACAAGTG TTGCAGAAGCCTAATTTATGGCAACCTTCGACTCATACTCGGCTTCCTTTGCATGAAATTCAGCAGGGTCAGCCATCATCTCTTCAAATTCAACCAGGGCTACCCCCTCTTGCACCTAACAGGATGCAAACTGGTTTTGTACCCAAAAAAGAAACTCAATTGTCTCTCACGCCCCAAAATCCTTTGGCTCCCCATCAGTTTTCTGCATCCCGGCCTCCACTTCAATCTCAAATTCAGCCATCACACGCTTTACAAGGCTCTTTGACCGGAATACCTGGAGGCTCGTCGCTTCCTTCCATAAGTTTGCAGGGAAATATATCTGTTAGGCAACAGGTTCAGGTGCCCACCTCCTCTTCTTTAAAGCAGCATATGCGTCCTCCTCAACAATATTCGGGGCATGGTGGGGCTTTAATTCCTGGGCATAACGCTCATATTGCTAACCCAGAAGCTAAACCTTCTCTTTTGCCTCATCCTTCCTTATCAGATGCAGACTTTCAG CCTGGACCCTCCACCGCATATGGTGCATCTCCGATTGTGGGCAGTGATGTTGATAAGTCTTCTCAAGTTCCTCTTGGTGTGGATGGTAAAAGAAATGTACTTCACGGCTTTTCAGGAACAACTAATCGGCctgtaaagcaaataaaattagAGGATGGAAAAGGCAGCCCTTTCTCAGCAGGAGGTCTAAGTGCATCACTAGGTACCAATGGATCTGGACAACTTGGAATTTCCTCAGATCCCAATCTGGCGGGAACGCAACACTCTGAGAAACCAACTTCATTG CTTCCCCACAATGTCGAGTCTGTACTACTGCAACAAGTTTTGAATCTAACTCCCGAACAGCTTAACTTGTTGCCGCTCGAACAGAGGCTGCAAGTTGTTGAGCTCCAGCACGCACTTCGCAGAGACCAAATGCGGCCATCCTAG